A window from Planktothrix sp. FACHB-1365 encodes these proteins:
- a CDS encoding Crp/Fnr family transcriptional regulator, with the protein MQSSPIPTDSNRPFLTWQRITDWAQEHYRCRSFSKDERIPARPGLLYLVQRGAVRLVGSAQLEYAKGKPNSKPRNRNLDEAFLGFVGAGQPFELVAQSPFSLQAYSHADDTTVLWMYWHDLDNWPHFRREVLDAFRYQHQRKLLWLSTLGQRRTIDRLLGFLTLLIEEYGEYYASSNGEDGFKGYCLPWSLTHSQIGSAIGSTRVTVTRLMGKLRQQGLVYTQDDNLICIPIESEDYNKTLDLEDDAGFEEE; encoded by the coding sequence ATGCAATCATCTCCTATTCCGACCGATTCCAATCGACCTTTCCTAACCTGGCAGAGGATTACAGACTGGGCACAGGAACATTACCGTTGCCGCAGTTTCAGCAAAGATGAGCGGATTCCGGCTCGTCCAGGGTTACTGTATTTAGTCCAACGGGGTGCAGTCCGATTAGTCGGTAGCGCTCAACTGGAGTATGCCAAGGGTAAACCCAATTCCAAACCCCGGAATCGCAATTTAGATGAAGCCTTTCTCGGTTTTGTTGGTGCAGGTCAACCCTTTGAACTGGTGGCGCAGTCTCCCTTTAGCCTACAAGCCTATAGCCACGCCGATGATACGACGGTGTTATGGATGTATTGGCACGATTTAGATAATTGGCCCCATTTTCGTCGGGAAGTTCTCGATGCGTTTCGGTATCAACATCAACGGAAATTACTTTGGTTAAGTACATTGGGTCAACGTCGTACCATTGACCGACTCTTAGGATTTTTAACCTTACTCATTGAAGAATACGGGGAATATTATGCCAGTAGTAACGGGGAAGATGGGTTTAAAGGCTATTGTTTACCTTGGTCATTAACCCACTCTCAAATCGGCAGTGCCATCGGTTCCACACGAGTTACCGTAACTCGTCTGATGGGAAAACTCCGTCAACAAGGCTTAGTTTATACTCAAGACGATAACTTAATTTGTATCCCCATTGAATCCGAAGACTACAACAAAACCTTGGATTTAGAAGACGATGCAGGCTTTGAAGAGGAATAA
- the hmpF gene encoding pilus motility taxis protein HmpF: MLYLAEVQKQSSKFGLGGGRTELKLLACQRGENNWSAVPGDEIILADDANNFKDGTLVLVDLNTGKQVQRIQEAARQLVGILQDFSRLQEKFKTQQEEIEQWKESLTYQSQELNRREMEMEARREQMEQLEEELERLEQQRQEIERSRDESNHLRSQIDQARQDIETTRQQLRDQRKQLEEQQAQLQSSPSLSAEQSELLNNLLNQLSNPVEISPLQTKLHQSLEQVTGAESLLAQHQQRLQEQRSEAERLQQTLETTTSSIKQQWQQWQQAQDLLIQNRSELASQQQLVQTKQDYAQTLQTLIQSRQTLLEQLQELASRQSEDEPVAVSVKVDIQALEAMPLEQLQAEVEQLKQEWDRWSGFVKDQEEELKYKLEEIGEIQEELKTANDGDRESLQTKLADEQDAYQMLNETLVGQRRTLKEREDHKTQYEGVLNRRRGLSPATAGGPTDLKSVIASLETQQREQQQQLQTLETELQQLRSTFAQRETEVNAQVQQQEQTRQQLETQEQSWIEQQRMVAELWGRINLYQEMLQPVQDSWNQVRQQLQETTAQLNQLLDLSNSQTQATRQLRQVLSGISNH; encoded by the coding sequence ATGCTCTATTTAGCGGAAGTACAAAAGCAGAGTAGCAAATTTGGTCTGGGCGGCGGTAGGACTGAACTCAAGCTATTGGCTTGTCAGCGAGGTGAAAACAATTGGAGTGCTGTACCCGGAGATGAAATCATCCTTGCTGATGATGCCAATAACTTTAAGGACGGAACGTTAGTCTTAGTGGATCTGAATACGGGTAAGCAGGTACAGCGCATCCAAGAAGCTGCCCGCCAACTCGTGGGAATTCTCCAAGATTTTTCTCGGTTGCAGGAAAAGTTTAAAACCCAACAGGAAGAAATTGAACAGTGGAAGGAGTCGTTGACTTACCAAAGTCAGGAATTAAATCGCCGGGAAATGGAAATGGAAGCCCGACGAGAACAGATGGAACAATTGGAGGAAGAATTAGAACGGCTGGAACAGCAACGTCAAGAAATTGAGCGTTCCCGAGATGAAAGTAACCATTTACGGTCTCAAATTGACCAGGCTCGTCAAGATATTGAAACTACTCGACAGCAGTTACGAGATCAACGCAAACAGCTTGAAGAACAACAAGCTCAATTACAGTCCTCTCCTTCCTTGAGTGCCGAACAATCTGAACTCCTCAATAACTTACTCAATCAATTGTCTAACCCTGTTGAAATTTCTCCGTTACAGACAAAACTCCATCAGTCCTTAGAACAAGTGACTGGGGCTGAGAGTTTACTGGCACAACATCAGCAACGATTACAAGAACAACGTTCTGAGGCTGAACGCCTTCAACAAACCCTAGAAACGACAACCAGCAGCATTAAACAGCAATGGCAACAGTGGCAGCAAGCGCAGGATCTGTTAATTCAAAATCGCTCTGAGTTAGCCTCCCAGCAACAGTTAGTCCAAACGAAACAGGACTATGCTCAAACGTTACAAACCTTGATCCAAAGCCGTCAAACTTTATTAGAACAGTTACAAGAGTTGGCTTCTCGTCAATCGGAGGATGAACCCGTCGCAGTGAGCGTGAAAGTGGATATCCAAGCATTGGAGGCGATGCCCTTAGAACAATTACAAGCGGAAGTCGAACAATTAAAACAGGAATGGGATCGCTGGTCTGGTTTTGTTAAAGACCAAGAGGAGGAATTAAAATACAAACTCGAAGAGATTGGGGAAATTCAAGAGGAACTCAAAACGGCAAACGATGGCGATCGAGAAAGTTTACAGACGAAATTAGCTGATGAACAAGATGCCTATCAAATGTTGAATGAAACATTGGTGGGTCAGCGCCGTACCTTAAAAGAACGGGAAGACCATAAAACTCAATATGAAGGGGTTTTAAATCGTCGTCGAGGTTTATCTCCGGCTACCGCAGGAGGGCCGACTGATTTGAAATCGGTGATTGCGAGTTTGGAAACCCAACAACGGGAACAACAACAGCAACTCCAAACTTTGGAAACGGAACTTCAACAATTGCGCTCTACCTTTGCCCAAAGAGAGACAGAGGTAAATGCTCAAGTTCAACAACAAGAACAAACCCGTCAACAGTTAGAAACTCAGGAGCAAAGTTGGATCGAACAACAACGCATGGTGGCTGAACTTTGGGGGCGGATTAATTTGTATCAGGAAATGTTACAACCTGTTCAAGATTCGTGGAATCAAGTTCGCCAGCAGTTGCAGGAAACAACGGCTCAACTGAATCAACTGTTAGATCTGTCCAACTCTCAAACCCAGGCAACAAGACAGTTACGGCAGGTTTTATCAGGAATCAGTAATCACTAA
- a CDS encoding response regulator, protein MQGSLNEIDIRSILQLIELGQRTGELMVEAYSSSQMATEIERHPSRLTGQCWLVFSWNGRIIYAGQSEGSLMRLRDYLRRYKAEAVLAELEVPSIASVNAPEYGYLWVLLEHQVITPAIARNIVHCMVQETLFDLLSLHQGAFIFEMGSALAPQLTTLEISPLLANIFKQVQEWKKFHPHITSPNQCPLITDRSKLQETVRPQVFETLNRWADGQTSIRQIARHLHRDIVMVTKAIYPFVQQGLVQLLAPHPENPLTTLEPFTDRNRSPRIVCIDDDLVIRQTVEFILKEHGYEATAIGNPLKALSLVFQLKPDLILCDIAMPELNGYEICAMLRNSTAFRQTPIVMLTGIDGFIDRLKARMIRATNYLTKPFGDAELLTLVETYIGPGKLTNTAKESKLEEEFMSELETL, encoded by the coding sequence ATGCAAGGCTCTTTAAACGAAATTGATATTCGCAGTATTTTGCAACTGATTGAGCTTGGCCAGAGAACAGGGGAACTCATGGTCGAAGCTTACAGTTCATCCCAGATGGCCACTGAAATTGAACGCCATCCCAGCCGTTTAACCGGACAATGTTGGTTAGTGTTTTCTTGGAACGGTCGCATTATCTATGCAGGTCAAAGCGAAGGCAGCCTGATGAGATTACGCGATTATTTACGACGCTATAAAGCTGAAGCCGTTCTCGCTGAGTTAGAAGTTCCCTCCATTGCTTCGGTCAATGCTCCAGAGTATGGGTACTTGTGGGTGTTACTTGAACATCAAGTGATTACCCCAGCCATCGCTCGTAATATTGTTCATTGTATGGTTCAGGAAACCTTATTTGATTTACTGAGTTTACATCAAGGCGCTTTTATTTTTGAAATGGGATCTGCTTTAGCGCCCCAATTAACCACCTTAGAAATTAGCCCATTATTAGCCAATATTTTCAAACAAGTCCAAGAATGGAAAAAATTCCATCCCCATATTACCTCCCCGAATCAATGTCCCTTAATTACGGATCGATCAAAATTACAAGAGACCGTCCGACCTCAAGTGTTTGAAACCTTGAATCGTTGGGCTGATGGCCAAACCTCGATTCGTCAAATTGCCCGTCATTTACATCGAGATATTGTCATGGTGACAAAAGCCATTTATCCGTTTGTACAACAGGGATTAGTACAACTATTAGCTCCCCATCCCGAAAATCCGTTAACCACACTAGAACCCTTCACCGATAGAAATCGTAGCCCTCGAATTGTCTGTATTGATGATGATCTGGTGATTCGGCAAACGGTTGAATTTATTTTAAAAGAACATGGCTATGAAGCAACTGCCATTGGCAATCCTTTAAAAGCATTGAGTTTAGTGTTTCAACTCAAACCCGATTTAATTTTGTGTGATATTGCCATGCCTGAATTAAATGGTTATGAAATCTGTGCTATGTTACGAAATTCGACAGCCTTTCGTCAAACTCCCATTGTCATGTTAACGGGAATTGATGGATTTATTGATCGCCTCAAAGCTCGAATGATTCGAGCCACCAACTACTTAACAAAACCGTTTGGCGATGCTGAGTTATTAACCTTAGTGGAAACTTATATTGGGCCAGGGAAACTCACGAATACAGCTAAAGAGTCTAAATTAGAAGAGGAGTTCATGAGTGAGTTAGAAACCCTTTAA